In Allocoprobacillus halotolerans, a genomic segment contains:
- a CDS encoding DUF871 domain-containing protein — MHKLGISVYPDKTPMEEVYAYMEKAAKLGFSRIFTCFLSIPDEERESYLVEFKDFMKKAHELGFEVAADTNPEVFKIIGATPDNLKPFADLGLDIIRMDGNFGTQGDIQLTRNPYNIKIEFNASMDMGVELLINRGGNKDQMTMCHNFFPERYTGLDFDLFMDYNRYWKELNLTTAAFVSSNNDNTIGPWQVFCGLPTVEIMRGLPIDLQARYMLATGDVDDILIGNYPASDEELEALSKVNLQAIEIKVDEAEGISDNEKAIMYEYAPHWDRYDHSTFMLRSSMPRVWFKEKKSVQDGSIAQTTAMNVESQSIPYRDPGKPVFTRGDILIVNDNLAHYRGELEIVLTEIPNDGERNLVATVKPEELMLLDFIKPGQHFKILK, encoded by the coding sequence GGTATACGCATACATGGAAAAGGCTGCAAAATTAGGTTTTAGTAGAATTTTTACATGTTTTTTATCTATTCCAGATGAAGAAAGAGAAAGTTATTTAGTAGAATTTAAAGATTTTATGAAAAAGGCTCATGAGCTTGGATTTGAGGTTGCTGCTGATACAAATCCTGAAGTCTTTAAAATTATTGGAGCTACACCTGATAACTTAAAACCATTCGCTGATTTGGGACTTGATATTATTAGAATGGATGGTAACTTTGGAACACAAGGAGATATTCAATTAACACGTAATCCATATAATATTAAAATTGAATTTAATGCAAGTATGGATATGGGTGTTGAATTATTGATTAATAGAGGTGGTAACAAAGATCAAATGACAATGTGCCACAACTTCTTCCCAGAACGTTATACAGGTTTAGATTTTGATTTATTTATGGATTATAACCGTTATTGGAAAGAATTAAACTTAACAACTGCTGCTTTTGTTTCAAGCAACAATGACAATACAATTGGTCCTTGGCAAGTATTTTGTGGTTTACCAACAGTTGAAATTATGCGTGGATTACCAATTGATTTACAGGCACGTTATATGCTAGCAACTGGTGATGTGGATGATATTTTAATTGGAAACTATCCTGCTAGTGATGAAGAATTAGAGGCTTTATCTAAAGTGAATTTACAAGCTATTGAAATTAAAGTTGATGAAGCTGAAGGTATTAGTGATAACGAAAAAGCTATTATGTATGAATATGCTCCTCATTGGGATCGTTATGATCATTCTACTTTTATGTTAAGATCTTCAATGCCTAGAGTTTGGTTTAAAGAAAAGAAAAGCGTTCAAGATGGTTCAATTGCTCAAACAACTGCAATGAATGTTGAATCACAATCTATTCCATATAGAGATCCAGGTAAACCTGTCTTTACACGTGGAGATATTTTGATTGTGAATGATAATTTAGCACATTATCGTGGTGAACTTGAAATCGTCTTAACAGAAATTCCAAATGATGGTGAACGTAACCTAGTGGCTACTGTCAAACCTGAAGAACTCATGTTATTGGATTTTATTAAACCAGGTCAACATTTTAAAATTTTAAAATAG
- a CDS encoding AIM24 family protein yields the protein MFTISNFTNNNDVKIINEKGPFQVIEYQRDLSVMPHHAQTAYFCNEMNIRKRQIICDISKANVVVQSGAMQWVVGNVYATTGLKGVGDLLSKAVRGKVTGETAIKPEYTGDGVLVLEPTYKHILLLDLDEWNHSIVLDDGLFLACDASLKHKTVMRSNLSSAAAGNEGLFNLGIEGSGVVCLESDCPQEELIEVTLKDDVLKIDGNMAIAWSGSLEFKVERSGKTLAGSAASGEGLVNVYRGTGKVLIAPIESRKLP from the coding sequence TACAAATAATAATGATGTGAAGATTATTAATGAAAAAGGGCCTTTTCAAGTCATTGAATATCAACGTGATTTAAGTGTGATGCCTCATCATGCACAAACAGCTTATTTTTGTAATGAGATGAATATTCGCAAAAGACAGATTATTTGTGACATCAGTAAAGCTAATGTAGTTGTACAGTCTGGAGCGATGCAATGGGTGGTTGGTAATGTTTATGCGACAACGGGATTAAAAGGCGTTGGAGATTTATTGTCAAAAGCAGTGAGAGGAAAAGTAACAGGAGAAACAGCCATTAAACCTGAATATACAGGTGATGGTGTCCTTGTTCTAGAACCAACGTATAAACATATTCTATTGCTTGATCTTGATGAATGGAATCATTCAATTGTTTTAGATGATGGTTTGTTTTTAGCGTGTGATGCATCGTTAAAACATAAAACAGTCATGCGTTCTAATTTATCTTCAGCTGCTGCTGGAAATGAAGGATTATTTAATTTGGGAATTGAAGGATCAGGTGTTGTTTGTTTAGAATCTGATTGTCCTCAAGAAGAACTCATTGAAGTGACATTGAAAGATGATGTTTTAAAGATTGATGGCAATATGGCAATTGCTTGGAGTGGCAGTCTTGAATTTAAAGTAGAGCGTTCAGGGAAAACGTTAGCTGGTTCAGCAGCCTCGGGTGAAGGACTTGTCAATGTTTATCGTGGTACAGGAAAAGTTTTGATTGCGCCAATAGAATCAAGAAAGTTACCTTAA